The genomic window CTTCGGACAGATCGACGGGCGCCTGGTGTACGTCTTCGCCCAGGACTTCACGGTCTTCGGCGGCTCGCTCTCCAAGGCCTACGCGGAGAAGATCTGCAAGATCATGGACATGGCCACCCGCAACGGGGCCCCGGTCATCGGGCTCAACGACTCGGGGGGCGCGCGCATCCAGGAGGGGGTCCAGTCCCTGGCGGGCTATTCGGACATCTTCACCCGCAACGTGCTGAGCTCCGGGGTGGTGCCCCAGATCTCGGCCATCATGGGGCCCTGCGCCGGCGGCGCGGTCTACTCCCCGGCCATCACGGACTTCGTCTTCATGGTCAAGGACACGTCCTACATGTTCATCACGGGGCCCGACGTCATCAAGGCGGTCACCCACGAGGAGGTCACCAAGGAGGCCCTGGGCGGGGCCATGACCCACAACGCCCGCTCCGGCTGCGCCCACTTCGCGTGCGCGGACGACGAGGAATGCCTGCTCATGATCCGCGAGCTCATGAGCTTCGTGCCCCTCAACAACCAGGACGACCCGCCGGCGCGGGCCTGCACCGACGATCCCAACCGCACCGAGGTCACGCTGCGCACCCTGGTGCCCGACTCCGCCAACCTGCCCTACGACATGAAGGACATCTTCCATGCGGTGGTGGACGACGGCTACTTCTTCGAGGTGCAGGAGCACTTCGCGAAGAACCTGGTCATCGGCTTCGCCCGGCTCAACGGCAGGCCCGTGGGCATCGTGGCCAACCAGCCCAATCACCTGGCCGGGGCCCTGGACGTGGACTCCTCCCTCAAGGGGGCGCGCTTCGTGCGGTTCTGCGACTGCTTCAACATCCCGCTGATCTTCTTCGAGGACGTGCCGGGCTTCCTGCCCGGGGTGGACCAGGAGCTGGGCGGCATCATCAAGCACGGCGCCAAGCTCCTCTACGCCATCACCGAGGCCACGGTGCCCCGGCTCACCGTGATCACCCGCAAGGCCTACGGCGGCGCCTACTGCGTGATGAACGCCAAGAACATCCGCTGCGACTACGCCATCGCCTGGCCCACCGCCGAGATCGCCGTCATGGGCCCCGAGGGCGCCGTCAACATCATCCACCGCAAGGAGCTGGACACGTCCCGGGACCCCGAGCGCACCCGCACGGCCCTGCTGGACGACTACCGCGACAAGTTCGCCAACCCCTACAACGCGGCCGAGATGGGCTACGTGGACGAGGTCATCGATCCCATGAACACCCGGCCCGTCCTCATCCGCGCCCTGGAGATGTGCAGGAACAAGCGCGTCAGCAACCCGCCCCGGAAGCACGGCAACCTGCCGCTTTGAGGACTCCGACCATGTTCAAGAAGATTCTCATCGCCAACCGGGGCGAGATCACCATCCGGGTCATCCGCGCCTGCAAGGAGCTGGGGGTGCCCACCGTGGCCGTCTACTCCGAGGCGGACCGGGCCGCCCTGCACGTGAGGGCGGCGGACGAGGCCTACTGCATCGGGCCCGCCCCCAGCCGGGATTCCTACCTGCGCTACGACCGGATTCTCGAGGTGGCCGCGAAGTGCGGCGCCGACGCCATCCACCCGGGCTACGGGTTCCTGTCGGAGAACGTGGCCTTCGCGGAGGCCTGCGCCGCCCAGGGCGTCACCTTCATCGGGCCCAATCCCAGGGCCATCCGCGTCATGGGCAACAAGACCACCTCCCGGGTGGCGGTCTTCGAGATGGGGGTGCCCCTGGTGCCCGGCATGCGGGAGAACCTCCAGTCCGAGGACCAGGCCCTGGAATGGGCCGACCGGATCGGGTTTCCCATCATGATGAAGGCCGCCGCCGGCGGCGGCGGCAAGGGCCTGCGCCAGATCCTGCGCCGCGAGGACGTGGTGGCCGCCTACCGCGCCGCCAAGTCCGAGAGCCTGGCGTCCTTCGGCGACGACGCGGTCTACATGGAGCGGTACATCGAGAACCCCCGGCACATCGAGATCCAGGTGCTGGGCGACAAGCACGGCAACCTCATCTACTGCCCGGAGCGCGAGTGCTCCATCCAGCGCCGGCACCAGAAGGTCATCGAGGAGGCCCCTTCGACCATCGTGGACCCCGTGATGCGCAAGGCCATGGGCGAGGCCGCCATCAAGGCGGCCCGGGCCGTGGACTACGACTCGGCGGGCACGGTGGAATTCATCGTCTCGGGCAAGTCCAGGGAGTTCTTCTTCCTCGAGATGAACACGCGCCTCCAGGTGGAGCACCCCATCACCGAGATGATCACGGGCATCGACCTGTGCAAGGAGATGATCCGCAGCGCTGCGGGCTACGTCCTGCCCTTCCGGCAGGAGGACATCCCGTGCCACGGCCACGCGCTCGAATGCCGCATCTACGCCGAGGACCCCGACAACCGCTTCCTTCCCACGCCGGGCAGGATCATCGGCCTGCGGGTCCCGGGCGGCCCCTGGGTGCGGGACGAGTCCGGCATGTACGAGGGCCTGGACGTGCCCATCCACTACGACCCCATGCTCAGCAAGCTGGTGGTCTGGGGCAGCACCCGGGAGCGCATGATCACCCGCATGCAGCGGGCCCTGTCGGAATACGCCGTGAAGGGCATCAAGACCACCATCCCCTTCCACGCCCGCATGCTGAAGAACGAACGCTTCCTCTCCGGGGACATCGACACCAACTTCATCGACAACGAGTTCCAGCCCCTCGACGAGGCCCGGGAAAAGCCCAACGAGGACATCGCGCTGGTGGCCGCGGCCATCGGGGCCTACCGCAGGGACAAGGAGAAGGCGCTGGGCCGGGTCGGCGGCGAGGGCGGCCCGGCGGGGGACGTCTCGGCCTGGAAGGCCAGCGGCAGGGTCAAGCGGGATCCGGGATTCTGAGGAGATAGCCATGGTCTACATCGGCACCCACCAAGGCCGCACCACCAAGGCGAAAGTCGTGGAACCCCGCCCGGGCATCTTCACGGTGACCCTGGGCGAGGCGGAGTACCACGTCGACTTCCTGGAGCCCCAGCCCAACATCTACTCCCTGATCATCGACGGCCGCTCCTTCGAGGTGGACGTGGACGCCAGGCCCGACGGCGACGTGTTCGACGTCTTCATCAAGGGCGACCACTACGAGGTCGAGATGGTGGAGGAGAAGAAGAAGAAGCTGGCCATGAAGATGAGCAAGGGCGCCACGGGCCGGCAGGACATGAAGTCCCCCATGGCCGGCAACGTGAGGGCCGTCCTGGTCCAGCCCGGGGACCGCGTCGTCGCTGGCCAGGTGGTGCTGATCCTCGAGGCCATGAAGATGCAGAACGAGCTCAAGTCCGCCATCGACGGGATCGTGGCCTCCGTCACCGCCCGCGAGGGCGTGGCCGTGGCCGCCGGCGACCCCCTGCTGGTGGTGGAGCCCTGGGAACCGCAGTTCCCCACCGGTTGAAGGCACGGAGACGACATGAGCGACCATGTGAGACTTGTCATCGAGAACGGCATCGGCATCGTGACGATCGATCGCCAGGAGGTACTCAACGCCCTGGACGACGGGATCCTCGCGGGTCTCGAGGAGGCCTTCCTCGCGCTGGGGCGCGACCCCTCGATCCGCGCCGTGATCCTCACCGGAGCGGGCAAGGCCTTCGTGGCCGGGGCCGACATCAAGGCCATGGCGGCGTTCACGCCGGTGGAGGCCCGGAGCTTCGCCCAGCGCGGCCAGCGGATCTTCACGCTCATCGAGGACTACCCGCACCCCGTCATCGCCGCGATCAACGGCTACGCCCTGGGCGGCGGCTGCGAGCTGGCCATGACCTGCGACATCCGCATCGCCAGCGAGAAGGCCAAGGCCGGCCAGCCCGAGGCGAACCTGGGCGTCCTCCCCGGCTTCGGGGGCACCCAGCGGCTGGCCCGCATCCTGGGGCGGTCCGCAGCGAAGTACCTCCTCTTCACGGGCGAGGTGATCAGCGCCGCCCGGGGCCTGGAACTGGGCCTCTTCAACGAGGTGGTGGCGCCGGAGAACCTCATGCCCCGCTGCATGGAGATCGCCACCGCCATCGCCGCCAAGGCCCCGGTGGCGGTCTCCAGCGTCAAGCGGGCCGTGAACGAGGGCACCGACGGCCCCCTGGCCCACGGCCTCGCCCTGGAGGCCGAGCTCTTCTCCCGGACCTTTTCCACGCTCGACCAGAAGGAAGGCATGCAGGCCTTCATCGACAAACGACCCGCCCGGTTCCTGGGCAAGTAGAGGTAATTCCAAATGGACCTGAACACCCGAATGCAGAACGTCGCCGTGGTCGGCGCCGCGGGCAAGATGGGCAGCGGCATCGCCCTGCTGCTCGCCCTGGAACTGGCCTACCGCGCCCTGGAGGACCGGCAGGCCACCTTCGTTCTCAGCCTCATCGACATGAACGACGCCGGCCTCCAGGGCCTGCTGCGCTACGTGCGCGACCAGGCCCGCAAGGACGGGGAGCGGCAGATGAACCGCCTGCGCGCCCTGTACAAGGACCGGCGCGACCTGGTGGAGAACGCCGAGATGGTCGACGAGTTCGTGGCCGAGGTCATGCTCCACGTGCGCACGGGCAAGACCCTGGCCCTGGCCAAGGACGCCCTTCTGGTCTTCGAGGCAGCCTTCGAGAAGGAGGAGATCAAGTTCCAGATCTACAACGAGCTGGCCGTGCTGTGTCCGCCTTCGGCCTGGTTCCTCACCAACACCTCCAGCATCCCCCTCCACGTGCTCACCGACCACTGCGGCATCCAGGGCCGCATGATCGGCTTCCACTTCTACAACCCGCCCGCGGTCCAGAAGCTGGTCGAGCTGATCCCCCCCGAGGGCTGCGACCCCGACCTGGTGGCCGCTTCGGAGGAACTGGCCCTGGTGCTGCGCAAGAAGACCGTGCCGGCCCGTGACATCGCCGGCTTCATCGGCAACGGCCACTTCATGCGGGACGGCCTCCACTGCATCCGCGAGATGGAGCACCTCGCCGAGGACTACGGCTTCGTCCAGGCCGTGTACATGGTCGAGAAGGTGAGCCGGGACTGGCTCCTGCGGCCCATGGGCATGTTCCAGCTCATCGACTACGTGGGCATCGACGTGTTCCAGCTGATCCTGCGGGTCATGGACAAGTACCTTAAGGAGGGCCTCCATTCCGACCTGGTGGACGCGTTCCTGGAGATGGGCGTCAAGGGCGGCCAGACCTCCTCCGGGGCCCAGAAGGACGGCTTCCTGCGCTACGAGAAGGGCCGCCCCGTGGGCATCTTCGATCCGGCCATCCGGGACTACGTGCCCATGGACGCCGCCTTCACGGCGGACCTGGACGGGCGCCTGGGGCCCCACCCCGACCCGTCCCTCACCTGGAAGGGCCTCTCCCGGGATGCCGGCAGGGAGGAGAAGCTGCGCGCCTACTTCAAGGCCCTCAAGGGCCTGGATTCCCTGGGCGCCGGCATGGCCCGGAACCACGTGGAGGACAGCCGGGAGGTCGCCCTGGACCTGGTGCGCCAGGGCGTGGCGGCCCGGGCCGAGGACGTGAACGCCGTCCTGACCCTGGGCTTCTTCCACCTGTACGGCCCCGTCAACGACTACCTGGACTGAGAGAAGAGCCATGAAGACCATGCACAAGCCCGTCTACCTCGCCGCAGGCGCCTACACCATGAGCCTGGGCACCGGCCGCCCCGAGTTCAATCCCCGGACCCCGAGGCCGGGCCTGGACCACTACATCCGCCAGGCCGGCGCGGCCACCCTGGCCCAGGTCGGGGACCCCGAAGCCATCGACGAGAGCGTCATCGGCAACTTCATGGCCGCGCGGTTCAACCGCCAGGGCCACCTGGGTTCGCTCATGACCATCGTCCACCCCGCGCTGGAGTACAAGCCCAGCCTGCGGGTGGAGGGGGCCTGCGCCTCCGGCGGCCTCGCCCTGGCCTCGGCGGTCAAGAGCGTCCTCAGCGGCATGGCCGACGCCGTGCTGGTCATGGGCGTGGAGGTGCAGAACACCGTCAAGGCCATCTACTGCGCCGACTTCCTCGCCGGGGCCGGGTGGTACGACGGGGAGCGCAAGGACGGCCACACCTACTTCTTCCCCGGGAAGTTCTCCGACCGCGCCGGGGCGTATTCCGCCAAGGTGGGCCCGGAGAAGGCCCGGCAGGCCTTCGCCCACTGGTACCGCAACGCCGTGGAGTCCGCCCGGCTCAACCCCGACGCCCAGGAGCACTTCAACAGGACGGCGGACCTCGTGGCCCAGGGCCTCACCCCGCCCAATCCCAAGGGCTTCACCGACCACCTGAACCTCTTCGACTGCTCCAAGGTCTCCGACGGCGCGGCCTCGATCATCGTGGCCTCCGAGGAGGGCTGGCGCCGCCTCGGGCTGGCCCGGCAGGACGTGGTGGAGCTGGCCGGGTACGGCCAGATGGCCGCCAACCTCACGGCGCCCCCGCCCGACCTCACGGAGATGACCACCTGCCGCAGGGCCGCCGAGCAGGCCATGGCCATGGCCGGCACCGGCATCGCCGACATGGGCGTAGCCGAGGTCCACGACTGCTTCACCGTATCGGGCGTGCTGCTCACCGAGGCCCTGGGCATGGCCGGGCCCGGGGGCGGCGCCGACGCCGTGCTGGAGGGCCTCACCCGCCGCGACGGGCGCTGGCCCACCAACACGGGCGGCGGCCTCGTGGGCTACGGCCACCCCACCGGCGCCACCGGCGTGCGCATGGCCGTGGATCTGTGGCGCCAGCTCACGGGCCGGGCGGCCGGTTACCAGGTGGACGTGAAGAAGGACCACGGCATCCTGGTGTCCATGGGCGGCAACGACAAGACCGTGGTGTCGATGATCCTCAAACGCTAGCAGGGCAGGAAGACCTGGAACAGCGCGCCCTCCCCTTCCCGGCTGGAGCAGCGCACCTGGCCCCCGTGGGCCTTGACGATGCGGTCCACCACCGCCAGGCCGAGGCCTGTGCCCTTGCCTGCCCCCTTGGTGGTGAAGAAGGGCTCGAACATGCGCCCCAGCACCTCCGCCGGGATCCCCGTGCCCGTGTCCTGGACCTCCAGGAGGACCACGGGGCGCGGCAGGCCGGGGGCCTCCCCCGGACCTGCCAGGCGGGTGCGGAAGGTGAGGTCCCCGCCCCCGGGCATGGCGTCCCGTGCGTTGGTGCCCAGATTCATGATCACCTGGTGGATCTCGGTGGGCTCCACCAGGGGGGCCGGCAAGTCCGGATCCAGCTGGCACCGGAAGCTCACCGAGGAACCGGCCGATTCCTTGAGAAGCGCGGCGACCTCCAGCACCAGTTCGTTCAGGTCCGTGCACTGACGCTCGGTCGGGGCCTTGCGCACGTACCGCAGGAGGCGGGCCGCCAGGGCATGGCCCCGGCTTGCGCCTCTCCTCATGACCTCCAGCCGGCGCTTCTGCTCGGGACTCAGGTGGGGATCCCGGAGCAGGAGCTCGTTGCAGCCCAGGATGCTCGTGAGGATGGTGTTGACGTCGTGGGTGACGCTGCTCAGGAACTCCCCCGCGGTCTCCAGCTTCTGGCTGTGCAGGAGCTGCTGCTCGAGGTTCCGGGCCTCGGTGGCGTCGAGGAGGATCACCAGCACGGCTTCCACGCGGTTGCCTGCCCCGCGGAGGGGGGTCATGTGGAGGGTCAGGGGGAAGGCGGGGCCGGCGCTGGGCCTTCCCTGGCCCTGGATGCCGCCGATGGGCTCCCCGAGGAAGGCCCGCTCCAGGAGGTGGCCGAGCTCCTGCCCCAGGCCGGGCAGGGCCACGGGCATGGGCCGGCCCATCACCTCAGCGGCGGCGAGCCGGAAGCGGCTTTCGGCCGCCGGGTTCCAATACCGCTGGATCCGGCCCTCCCGGTCCAGGGCGAAGATGGGCAGGGGCGAGCCCTGGAAGGCCTTCACCAGGGCCCGGTCGTCCCGTTTCGCGCGGTGGGCATGGCGCACTTCGAAGGCCAATACGGGCATGAAGGCGGCCGCCATCAGGGCCGCCGCCAGGAGCAGCGTTCGCTCGATTCCCTCGTTCAGCCGGTTTGCAGCCACCAGCCCGAAGGCTGCGATGAGGGCACAGGCAGCCAGGAGTCCCCAGCCCAGTCCCGGGCCTGATCGGGAGAACACGGATTGCAACCACGGTATGCGCATTGGGTGACGACGCTCGGATGGGGCCGGAGATCGGCGCACCCTTCAGTATTATTAATTAATAACATGCCGCAACCCATACCGCCCCCCTGGATCTCATTTTTTAG from Geothrix sp. 21YS21S-2 includes these protein-coding regions:
- the accC gene encoding acetyl-CoA carboxylase biotin carboxylase subunit codes for the protein MFKKILIANRGEITIRVIRACKELGVPTVAVYSEADRAALHVRAADEAYCIGPAPSRDSYLRYDRILEVAAKCGADAIHPGYGFLSENVAFAEACAAQGVTFIGPNPRAIRVMGNKTTSRVAVFEMGVPLVPGMRENLQSEDQALEWADRIGFPIMMKAAAGGGGKGLRQILRREDVVAAYRAAKSESLASFGDDAVYMERYIENPRHIEIQVLGDKHGNLIYCPERECSIQRRHQKVIEEAPSTIVDPVMRKAMGEAAIKAARAVDYDSAGTVEFIVSGKSREFFFLEMNTRLQVEHPITEMITGIDLCKEMIRSAAGYVLPFRQEDIPCHGHALECRIYAEDPDNRFLPTPGRIIGLRVPGGPWVRDESGMYEGLDVPIHYDPMLSKLVVWGSTRERMITRMQRALSEYAVKGIKTTIPFHARMLKNERFLSGDIDTNFIDNEFQPLDEAREKPNEDIALVAAAIGAYRRDKEKALGRVGGEGGPAGDVSAWKASGRVKRDPGF
- a CDS encoding beta-ketoacyl synthase N-terminal-like domain-containing protein; this translates as MKTMHKPVYLAAGAYTMSLGTGRPEFNPRTPRPGLDHYIRQAGAATLAQVGDPEAIDESVIGNFMAARFNRQGHLGSLMTIVHPALEYKPSLRVEGACASGGLALASAVKSVLSGMADAVLVMGVEVQNTVKAIYCADFLAGAGWYDGERKDGHTYFFPGKFSDRAGAYSAKVGPEKARQAFAHWYRNAVESARLNPDAQEHFNRTADLVAQGLTPPNPKGFTDHLNLFDCSKVSDGAASIIVASEEGWRRLGLARQDVVELAGYGQMAANLTAPPPDLTEMTTCRRAAEQAMAMAGTGIADMGVAEVHDCFTVSGVLLTEALGMAGPGGGADAVLEGLTRRDGRWPTNTGGGLVGYGHPTGATGVRMAVDLWRQLTGRAAGYQVDVKKDHGILVSMGGNDKTVVSMILKR
- a CDS encoding biotin/lipoyl-containing protein, whose translation is MVYIGTHQGRTTKAKVVEPRPGIFTVTLGEAEYHVDFLEPQPNIYSLIIDGRSFEVDVDARPDGDVFDVFIKGDHYEVEMVEEKKKKLAMKMSKGATGRQDMKSPMAGNVRAVLVQPGDRVVAGQVVLILEAMKMQNELKSAIDGIVASVTAREGVAVAAGDPLLVVEPWEPQFPTG
- a CDS encoding acyl-CoA carboxylase subunit beta, with protein sequence MTTGQDAKLRLLKSKHEEAEKGGGADKIARHHESGRLTARERIAILLDEGSFTEIDKFVLHRCDNFGMEKMKIPGDGVVTGFGQIDGRLVYVFAQDFTVFGGSLSKAYAEKICKIMDMATRNGAPVIGLNDSGGARIQEGVQSLAGYSDIFTRNVLSSGVVPQISAIMGPCAGGAVYSPAITDFVFMVKDTSYMFITGPDVIKAVTHEEVTKEALGGAMTHNARSGCAHFACADDEECLLMIRELMSFVPLNNQDDPPARACTDDPNRTEVTLRTLVPDSANLPYDMKDIFHAVVDDGYFFEVQEHFAKNLVIGFARLNGRPVGIVANQPNHLAGALDVDSSLKGARFVRFCDCFNIPLIFFEDVPGFLPGVDQELGGIIKHGAKLLYAITEATVPRLTVITRKAYGGAYCVMNAKNIRCDYAIAWPTAEIAVMGPEGAVNIIHRKELDTSRDPERTRTALLDDYRDKFANPYNAAEMGYVDEVIDPMNTRPVLIRALEMCRNKRVSNPPRKHGNLPL
- a CDS encoding nitrogen regulation protein NR(II), which codes for MFSRSGPGLGWGLLAACALIAAFGLVAANRLNEGIERTLLLAAALMAAAFMPVLAFEVRHAHRAKRDDRALVKAFQGSPLPIFALDREGRIQRYWNPAAESRFRLAAAEVMGRPMPVALPGLGQELGHLLERAFLGEPIGGIQGQGRPSAGPAFPLTLHMTPLRGAGNRVEAVLVILLDATEARNLEQQLLHSQKLETAGEFLSSVTHDVNTILTSILGCNELLLRDPHLSPEQKRRLEVMRRGASRGHALAARLLRYVRKAPTERQCTDLNELVLEVAALLKESAGSSVSFRCQLDPDLPAPLVEPTEIHQVIMNLGTNARDAMPGGGDLTFRTRLAGPGEAPGLPRPVVLLEVQDTGTGIPAEVLGRMFEPFFTTKGAGKGTGLGLAVVDRIVKAHGGQVRCSSREGEGALFQVFLPC
- a CDS encoding enoyl-CoA hydratase/isomerase family protein gives rise to the protein MSDHVRLVIENGIGIVTIDRQEVLNALDDGILAGLEEAFLALGRDPSIRAVILTGAGKAFVAGADIKAMAAFTPVEARSFAQRGQRIFTLIEDYPHPVIAAINGYALGGGCELAMTCDIRIASEKAKAGQPEANLGVLPGFGGTQRLARILGRSAAKYLLFTGEVISAARGLELGLFNEVVAPENLMPRCMEIATAIAAKAPVAVSSVKRAVNEGTDGPLAHGLALEAELFSRTFSTLDQKEGMQAFIDKRPARFLGK
- a CDS encoding 3-hydroxyacyl-CoA dehydrogenase family protein, coding for MDLNTRMQNVAVVGAAGKMGSGIALLLALELAYRALEDRQATFVLSLIDMNDAGLQGLLRYVRDQARKDGERQMNRLRALYKDRRDLVENAEMVDEFVAEVMLHVRTGKTLALAKDALLVFEAAFEKEEIKFQIYNELAVLCPPSAWFLTNTSSIPLHVLTDHCGIQGRMIGFHFYNPPAVQKLVELIPPEGCDPDLVAASEELALVLRKKTVPARDIAGFIGNGHFMRDGLHCIREMEHLAEDYGFVQAVYMVEKVSRDWLLRPMGMFQLIDYVGIDVFQLILRVMDKYLKEGLHSDLVDAFLEMGVKGGQTSSGAQKDGFLRYEKGRPVGIFDPAIRDYVPMDAAFTADLDGRLGPHPDPSLTWKGLSRDAGREEKLRAYFKALKGLDSLGAGMARNHVEDSREVALDLVRQGVAARAEDVNAVLTLGFFHLYGPVNDYLD